A single Pan troglodytes isolate AG18354 chromosome X, NHGRI_mPanTro3-v2.0_pri, whole genome shotgun sequence DNA region contains:
- the LOC739210 gene encoding putative elongation factor 1-alpha-like 3, with protein MGKEKTHINIVVIGHVDSGKSTTTGHLIYKCGGIDKRTIEKFEKEAAEMGKGSFKYAWVLDKLKAERERGITIDISLWKFETSKYYVTIIDAPGHRDFIKNMITGTSQADCAVLIVAAGVGEFEAGISKNGQTREHALLAYTLGVKQLIVGVNKMDSTEPPYSQKRYEEIVKEVSTYIKKIGYNPDTVAFVPISGWNGDNMLEPSANMPWFKGWKVTRKDGNASGTTLLEALDCILPPTRPTDKPLRLPLQDVYKIGGIGTVPVGRVETGVLKPGMVVTFAPVNITTEVKSVEMHHEALSEALPGDNVGFNVKNVSVKDVRRGNVAGDSKNDPPMEAAGFTAQVIILNHPGQISAGYAPVLDCHMAHIACKFAELKEKIDRRSGKKLEEGPKFLKSGDAAIVDMVPGKPMCVESFSDYPPLGRFAVRDMRQTVAVGVIKAVDKKAAGAGKVTKSAQKAQKAK; from the coding sequence atgggaaaggaaaagacTCATATCAACATTGTCGTCATTGGACACGTAGATTCCGGCAAGTCCACCACTACTGGCCATCTGATCTATAAATGCGGTGGCATCGACAAAAGAACCATTGAAAAATTTGAGAAGGAGGCTGCTGAGATGGGAAAGGGCTCCTTCAAGTATGCCTGGGTCTTGGATAAACTGAAAGCTGAGCGTGAACGTGGTATCACCATTGATATCTCCTTgtggaaatttgagaccagcaagTACTATGTGACTATCATTGATGCCCCAGGACACAGAGACTTCATCAAAAACATGATTACAGGGACATCTCAGGCTGACTGTGCTGTCCTGATTGTTGCTGCTGGTGTTGGTGAATTTGAAGCTGGTATCTCCAAGAATGGGCAGACCCGAGAGCATGCCCTTCTGGCTTACACACTGGGTGTGAAACAACTAATTGTCGGTGTTAACAAAATGGATTCCACTGAGCCACCCTACAGCCAGAAGAGATATGAGGAAATTGTTAAGGAAGTCAGCACTTACATTAAGAAAATTGGCTACAACCCCGACACAGTAGCATTTGTGCCAATTTCTGGTTGGAATGGTGACAACATGCTGGAGCCAAGTGCTAACATGCCTTGGTTCAAGGGATGGAAAGTCACCCGTAAGGATGGCAATGCCAGTGGAACCACGCTGCTTGAGGCTCTGGACTGCATCCTACCACCAACTCGTCCAACTGACAAGCCCTTGCGCCTGCCTCTCCAGGATGTCTACAAAATTGGTGGTATTGGTACTGTTCCTGTTGGCCGAGTGGAGACTGGTGTTCTCAAACCCGGTATGgtggtcacctttgctccagtcaaCATTACAACGGAAGTAAAATCTGTCGAAATGCACCATGAAGCTTTGAGTGAAGCTCTTCCTGGGGACAATGTGGGCTTCAATGTCAAGAATGTGTCTGTCAAGGATGTTCGTCGTGGCAACGTTGCTGGTGACAGCAAAAATGACCCACCAATGGAAGCAGCTGGCTTCACTGCTCAGGTGATTATCCTGAACCATCCAGGCCAAATAAGCGCCGGCTATGCCCCTGTATTGGATTGCCACATGGCTCACATTGCATGCAAGTTTGCTGAGCTGAAGGAAAAGATTGATCGCCGTTCTGGTAAAAAGCTGGAAGAGGGCCCTAAATTCTTGAAGTCTGGTGATGCTGCCATTGTTGATATGGTTCCTGGCAAGCCCATGTGTGTTGAGAGCTTCTCAGACTATCCACCTTTGGGTCGCTTTGCTGTTCGTGATATGAGACAGACAGTTGCGGTGGGTGTCATCAAAGCAGTGGACAAGAAGGCTGCTGGAGCTGGCAAGGTCACCAAGTCTGCCCAGAAAGCTCAGAAGGCTAAATGA